The following proteins are encoded in a genomic region of Nocardioides renjunii:
- a CDS encoding thioesterase family protein, with translation MTTHPTYDQLVDLPAYVEQPVPMPFEDINGHLNVRHYIGIASEGLDESLVEVGIGQMWPLTHGQACFTAEHHVTYLSELRTGDTMSARVRLLGRSERAAHVLVYLLDETHRTVACVVEEIFLHIDLSTRRTAPWPEEVAAALDARVAEHQALDFPATTSGSLALR, from the coding sequence GTGACGACGCACCCCACCTACGACCAGCTGGTCGACCTCCCGGCCTATGTCGAGCAGCCCGTGCCGATGCCGTTCGAGGACATCAACGGGCACCTCAACGTCCGCCACTACATCGGCATCGCCAGCGAGGGCCTCGACGAGTCGCTGGTCGAGGTCGGCATCGGGCAGATGTGGCCGCTGACGCACGGTCAGGCCTGCTTCACCGCCGAGCACCACGTCACCTACCTGAGCGAGCTGCGCACCGGCGACACCATGTCCGCCCGGGTGCGCCTCCTCGGGAGGTCCGAGCGGGCTGCGCACGTGCTCGTCTACCTGCTCGACGAGACCCACCGGACGGTGGCCTGCGTGGTCGAGGAGATCTTCCTGCACATCGACCTCTCCACCCGTCGGACCGCGCCGTGGCCCGAGGAGGTGGCCGCCGCCCTCGACGCCCGGGTGGCCGAGCACCAGGCGCTGGACTTCCCGGCGACGACGTCCGGCTCGCTCGCGCTGCGCTGA
- the lysA gene encoding diaminopimelate decarboxylase codes for MPTAHPSGWAHADGALRGPHWLREPGDPNELVALLWSRTATKTDGVLSVGGVPLPDLVREHGSPAYVLDEVDLRGRARAFRDAFAGYEVFYAGKAFLCTTVARWLAEDGLSLDVCSGGELAVAERAGFPMERVGFHGNNKTLRELERAVELGVGRIVVDSFVEIERLADVSAELGRSVGVMVRVTPGVEAHTHEYIATAHEDQKFGFSISSGDAIEAVRRVHAAPGLRLLGLHCHIGSQIFDTSGFEVAARRVLALHAQVADEVGVEMPEMDLGGGFGIAYTTQDDPSDPAQLATEMTKIVEHECRALGVAQPRLSIEPGRAIVGPAMCTVYEVGTVKEVALDGGVRRTYVSVDGGMSDNIRTALYDADYSATIASRDSAARPELARVVGKHCEAGDIVVKDEFLPGDVQPGDLVAVPGTGAYCRSMASNYNHALRPPVIGVRDGRTFTVLRRETEADLLATDVGVPHE; via the coding sequence GTGCCGACCGCCCATCCCTCCGGCTGGGCGCACGCCGACGGCGCCCTGCGCGGGCCGCACTGGCTGCGTGAGCCCGGCGACCCCAACGAGCTCGTCGCGCTGCTGTGGTCGCGGACCGCGACCAAGACCGACGGCGTCCTGAGCGTCGGCGGCGTGCCGCTGCCCGACCTGGTCCGCGAGCACGGCTCGCCGGCGTACGTCCTGGACGAGGTCGACCTCCGCGGCCGGGCACGCGCCTTCCGCGACGCGTTCGCCGGCTACGAGGTCTTCTACGCCGGCAAGGCCTTCCTCTGCACCACGGTCGCGCGCTGGCTCGCCGAGGACGGCCTGTCCCTCGACGTCTGCTCCGGCGGCGAGCTGGCGGTCGCCGAGCGGGCCGGGTTCCCCATGGAGCGCGTCGGCTTCCACGGCAACAACAAGACGCTGCGCGAGCTGGAGCGGGCCGTCGAGCTCGGGGTGGGCCGGATCGTCGTCGACTCCTTCGTGGAGATCGAGCGGCTCGCCGACGTCAGCGCCGAGCTGGGCCGCAGCGTCGGCGTGATGGTGCGGGTCACGCCCGGCGTCGAGGCGCACACCCACGAGTACATCGCCACGGCGCACGAGGACCAGAAGTTCGGCTTCTCGATCTCCAGTGGCGACGCGATCGAGGCGGTGCGCCGCGTGCACGCCGCGCCGGGGCTGCGGCTGCTCGGGCTGCACTGCCACATCGGCAGCCAGATCTTCGACACCTCGGGCTTCGAGGTGGCGGCCCGCCGCGTGCTGGCGCTGCACGCGCAGGTGGCCGACGAGGTCGGGGTCGAGATGCCCGAGATGGACCTCGGCGGTGGCTTCGGCATCGCCTACACCACCCAGGACGACCCCTCCGACCCCGCGCAGCTGGCGACGGAGATGACCAAGATCGTCGAGCACGAGTGCCGTGCGCTCGGGGTGGCGCAGCCGCGGCTGTCGATCGAGCCCGGACGGGCGATCGTCGGGCCGGCGATGTGCACGGTCTACGAGGTGGGCACCGTCAAGGAGGTGGCCCTCGACGGCGGCGTCCGGCGCACCTACGTCTCGGTCGACGGTGGGATGAGCGACAACATCCGCACCGCCCTCTACGACGCCGACTACTCCGCGACGATCGCCTCCCGCGACTCCGCGGCGCGACCGGAGCTGGCTCGCGTCGTCGGCAAGCACTGCGAGGCCGGCGACATCGTCGTCAAGGACGAGTTCCTTCCCGGGGACGTGCAGCCCGGTGACCTCGTCGCCGTGCCCGGCACGGGCGCCTACTGCCGGTCCATGGCGTCCAACTACAACCACGCGCTTCGCCCTCCGGTGATCGGAGTTCGGGACGGGAGGACGTTCACCGTGCTGCGGCGAGAGACTGAGGCCGACCTGTTGGCGACCGATGTGGGTGTTCCTCATGAGTGA
- a CDS encoding LCP family protein, whose translation MEPQQHLRLLRRSRRVARAVALAAVLAVTALVVPQSAVHPTDVSLVKIRHAQGVATGGEDVVWILAVGSDARPGEAMTRARGDALQLVGINTRTGSATAIGVPRDSWVEIPGHGREKINSALYFAGPRGMAGAMHNLVGIEADYVMVSRFPFFEDMVDDIGGITVSNPRRFQDPYLKKEGFGQGRIHLDGYNAMAFSRIRKGLAGGDFDRSANQQRTLRGIHARIRSQADRPGFIERGVMTVMEHMDTNASPAELFQLAQAVAQVDPRRITTCVVRGRIGFVGAASVVFPDVAQARRLGREARTDAALRGC comes from the coding sequence ATGGAGCCCCAGCAGCACCTGCGCCTCCTGCGCCGCTCCCGCCGGGTCGCCCGGGCGGTCGCCCTGGCCGCCGTCCTGGCCGTCACCGCGCTGGTCGTCCCGCAGTCCGCCGTGCACCCCACGGACGTCAGCCTGGTGAAGATCCGGCACGCGCAGGGGGTCGCCACGGGCGGCGAGGACGTGGTCTGGATCCTCGCCGTGGGCTCGGACGCGCGTCCCGGCGAGGCGATGACGAGGGCTCGCGGCGACGCGCTGCAGCTGGTCGGCATCAACACCCGCACCGGCTCGGCCACGGCGATCGGCGTGCCCCGCGACTCGTGGGTCGAGATCCCCGGCCACGGGCGGGAGAAGATCAACTCCGCCCTCTACTTCGCGGGCCCGCGCGGCATGGCCGGCGCCATGCACAACCTGGTGGGCATCGAGGCCGACTACGTGATGGTGAGCCGGTTCCCGTTCTTCGAGGACATGGTCGACGACATCGGTGGCATCACCGTGTCCAACCCGCGCCGGTTCCAGGACCCCTACCTCAAGAAGGAGGGCTTCGGGCAGGGCCGGATCCACCTCGACGGCTACAACGCGATGGCGTTCTCCCGCATCCGCAAGGGCCTGGCCGGCGGCGACTTCGACCGCTCCGCCAACCAGCAGCGCACCCTGCGCGGCATCCACGCGCGCATCCGGTCGCAGGCCGACCGGCCGGGATTCATCGAGCGCGGCGTGATGACGGTGATGGAGCACATGGACACGAACGCCTCGCCGGCCGAGCTGTTCCAGCTCGCGCAGGCGGTCGCGCAGGTGGACCCGCGCAGGATCACCACCTGCGTCGTCCGCGGCCGGATCGGCTTCGTCGGCGCGGCCAGCGTGGTCTTCCCCGACGTCGCCCAGGCCCGTCGTCTGGGTCGCGAGGCGCGGACCGACGCCGCCCTGCGGGGCTGCTGA
- a CDS encoding homoserine dehydrogenase — protein MSDGDKRSLKVAVLGCGAVGSQVVRLLAEQHDDLAARVGVPVELVGVAVRRLDAPRDVEVPDGLLTTDAEGLVARDDVDLVVEVIGGLEPARTLILSALDNGASVVTANKALLAEDGPTLFEAAAKAERDLYYEAAVAGAIPILRPLRESLAGDRVTRVLGIVNGTTNFILDKMDTSGAGFSEALEEAQELGYAEADPTADVEGFDAAAKAAILASLAFHSRVTAADVYREGIAEVTAADVASARDMGAVVKLLAICELRPGPDGQDQVAARVHPAMIPRSHPLASVREAYNAVFVESEAAGQLMFYGPGAGGAPTASAVLGDLVTVARNRLADTRGAGESAYADRAVLPMGETRTRYHVAIDVDDRAGVLAAVANAFADHDVSIQTVRQEGRGADAQLVVVSHAAPDAALSATVEQLRSMDIVREVTSVMRVEGDGE, from the coding sequence ATGAGTGACGGTGACAAGCGCTCCCTGAAGGTGGCCGTGCTCGGCTGCGGTGCGGTCGGCTCCCAGGTGGTGCGGCTGCTGGCCGAGCAGCACGACGACCTCGCCGCCCGGGTCGGGGTGCCGGTCGAGCTCGTGGGCGTCGCCGTACGCCGACTCGACGCACCGCGCGACGTCGAGGTCCCCGACGGCCTGCTGACCACCGACGCGGAGGGCCTCGTGGCCCGCGACGACGTCGACCTGGTCGTCGAGGTCATCGGCGGTCTCGAGCCGGCGCGCACGCTCATCCTCTCCGCCCTCGACAACGGCGCGAGCGTGGTGACGGCCAACAAGGCGCTGCTGGCCGAGGACGGCCCGACGCTCTTCGAGGCGGCCGCCAAGGCGGAGCGCGACCTCTACTACGAGGCCGCCGTCGCCGGGGCGATCCCGATCCTGCGACCGCTGCGCGAGTCGCTGGCCGGCGACCGGGTCACCCGGGTGCTGGGCATCGTCAACGGCACCACCAACTTCATCCTCGACAAGATGGACACCTCGGGCGCCGGGTTCTCCGAGGCGCTGGAGGAGGCCCAGGAGCTCGGCTACGCCGAGGCCGACCCGACGGCCGACGTCGAGGGGTTCGACGCCGCCGCCAAGGCCGCGATCCTGGCCAGCCTCGCCTTCCACTCCCGCGTCACCGCCGCCGACGTCTACCGCGAGGGCATCGCGGAGGTGACCGCCGCCGACGTCGCCAGCGCCCGCGACATGGGTGCGGTGGTCAAGCTGCTGGCGATCTGCGAGCTCCGTCCGGGCCCGGACGGCCAGGACCAGGTCGCCGCCCGGGTGCACCCGGCGATGATCCCGCGCTCGCACCCGCTCGCCAGCGTGCGCGAGGCCTACAACGCCGTCTTCGTCGAGTCCGAGGCGGCCGGGCAGCTGATGTTCTACGGCCCCGGCGCCGGCGGCGCACCGACGGCGAGCGCCGTGCTCGGCGACCTCGTGACCGTCGCGCGCAACCGGCTGGCGGACACCCGCGGCGCCGGCGAGTCGGCCTACGCCGACCGCGCGGTGCTGCCGATGGGGGAGACCCGCACCCGCTACCACGTCGCCATCGACGTCGACGACCGCGCGGGCGTGCTCGCGGCGGTCGCCAACGCCTTCGCCGACCACGACGTGTCGATCCAGACGGTGCGCCAGGAGGGTCGCGGCGCCGACGCCCAGCTCGTCGTCGTCTCCCACGCCGCCCCGGACGCGGCGCTCAGCGCCACCGTCGAGCAGCTGCGGAGCATGGACATCGTCCGTGAGGTCACCTCGGTGATGCGGGTGGAAGGGGACGGCGAGTGA
- a CDS encoding multifunctional oxoglutarate decarboxylase/oxoglutarate dehydrogenase thiamine pyrophosphate-binding subunit/dihydrolipoyllysine-residue succinyltransferase subunit, which translates to MRSGRGETSVAQSPNGQSGNQSSVAPSSDLGANEWLVEEMKEQYDKDPGSVGPEWAAYFGNGASAPARSETAAPASAPAKARAAAPAKAPAAAPAKAPAAAPAKAPAAAPAKAPEPLQKAPEAKSEAKSEAKPAAKPAAAAPTSTPRPAAQADEPAKGTSTPVAKDPTPPAPSQSGDEPTYTVLRGAPARTAANMDASLTVPTATSVRSVPVKLLWDNRTVINNHLARARGGKVSFTHIIGYALVKALRSMPEMNVGYTVVDGKPNLITPAHINLGLAIDMQKPDGTRQLLVPSIKGAEAMDFAAFWTAYEEMVRKARDGKLTVADFQGTTISLTNPGGIGTVHSVPRLMAGQGAIIGVGAMEYSPEWQGASEEAINRNAISKAMTLTSTYDHRVIQGAQSGEFLKRVHALLIGENGFYDEIFRSLRIPYEPIRWARDVVASHDDDIVKQARILELIHAYRVRGHLMADTDPLEYRQRSHPDLEIESHGLTLWDLDREFATGSFGGEGRRFMKLRNILGILRDSYCRTTGIEYMHIMDPEQRQWIQERVEQPHVKPPREEQLRILLKLNQAEAFETFLQTKFVGQKRFSLEGGETTIPLVDEICEAAAEAGLDEVTIGMAHRGRLNMLANIVGKKYSQIFREFEGNIDPRTVQGSGDVKYHLGAEGEFVAGSGDKIKVSVAANPSHLEAVNPVLEGIARAKQDILDQGEKFPVLPLLVHGDAAFAGQGVVAETLNLSQLRGYRTGGTVHVVINNQVGFTTAPGSSRSSLYATDVARMVQAPIFHVNGDDPEACIRVARLAFDYRQAFKKDVVIDLVCYRRRGHNEGDDPSYTQPLMYDLIEQKRSVRKLYTESLIGRGDITIEEAEQVLKDYQQQLERVFTEVREASSEAPTEWTTVPDYPDKPAGDFSTAVTPEVLKRIADSYVTPPEGFTVHPKVMPQLQRRSAAITDGPIDWGTGEILAFGSLLMDGRPVRLAGQDSRRGTFVQRFATIIDRTNADEWTPLTNLTEDQSKFHIYDSLLSEYAALGFEYGYSVARPEALVLWEAQFGDFVNGAQIVIDEFISAGETKWRQQSGVVLLLPHGYEGQGPDHSSARIERFLAMSAENAMVVAQPSSPASYFHLLRRHSLGEEHRPLIVFTPKSMLKRKEAASQPADFVGDTTFRPFIGDDRADASQVETLLMCSGRVTWDLMVERTKREDGAKFAIGRIERLYPNPLDEIRAEVAKYPNLKAIRWVQDEPRNMGPWPHYQLGVWPELGLTVEPVTRPSSASPSVGTVKRHVEEQKTLLDAAFASPDARGTDY; encoded by the coding sequence ATGAGATCTGGAAGAGGCGAAACAAGCGTGGCGCAGTCCCCGAACGGGCAGTCCGGCAACCAGTCCTCGGTTGCACCGTCATCTGACCTGGGAGCCAACGAGTGGCTCGTGGAGGAGATGAAGGAGCAGTACGACAAGGACCCCGGGAGCGTGGGTCCCGAGTGGGCGGCCTACTTCGGCAACGGAGCCAGTGCCCCCGCCCGGTCCGAGACGGCAGCACCCGCCTCGGCGCCCGCCAAGGCCCGCGCCGCCGCTCCCGCCAAGGCCCCCGCCGCCGCTCCCGCCAAGGCACCCGCGGCCGCTCCCGCCAAGGCCCCCGCTGCCGCTCCCGCGAAGGCGCCGGAGCCCCTCCAGAAGGCCCCCGAGGCGAAGTCCGAGGCGAAGTCCGAGGCGAAGCCCGCCGCGAAGCCCGCCGCCGCGGCCCCGACGTCGACGCCGCGCCCGGCCGCCCAGGCCGACGAGCCGGCCAAGGGCACCAGCACCCCCGTGGCGAAGGACCCCACGCCGCCCGCGCCGTCGCAGAGCGGCGACGAGCCGACCTACACCGTCCTGCGCGGCGCTCCGGCCCGCACCGCGGCCAACATGGACGCCTCGCTGACCGTCCCGACCGCCACGTCCGTGCGCTCGGTGCCGGTGAAGCTGCTGTGGGACAACCGCACGGTCATCAACAACCACCTCGCCCGCGCCCGCGGCGGCAAGGTGTCGTTCACCCACATCATCGGCTACGCCCTGGTGAAGGCACTGCGCTCGATGCCCGAGATGAACGTGGGCTACACCGTCGTCGACGGCAAGCCCAACCTCATCACGCCCGCGCACATCAACCTCGGCCTCGCCATCGACATGCAGAAGCCCGACGGCACCCGCCAGCTGCTGGTGCCGAGCATCAAGGGTGCCGAGGCGATGGACTTCGCCGCCTTCTGGACCGCCTACGAGGAGATGGTCCGCAAGGCGCGCGACGGCAAGCTCACCGTCGCCGACTTCCAGGGCACCACGATCTCGCTGACCAACCCCGGCGGCATCGGCACCGTGCACTCGGTGCCCCGCCTCATGGCCGGCCAGGGCGCGATCATCGGCGTCGGCGCGATGGAGTACTCCCCGGAGTGGCAGGGCGCCTCCGAGGAGGCGATCAACCGCAACGCCATCAGCAAGGCCATGACGCTGACCTCGACCTACGACCACCGCGTCATCCAGGGTGCGCAGTCGGGTGAGTTCCTCAAGCGCGTGCACGCCCTGCTCATCGGCGAGAACGGCTTCTACGACGAGATCTTCCGCTCGCTGCGGATCCCCTACGAGCCCATCCGCTGGGCCCGCGACGTCGTGGCGAGCCACGACGACGACATCGTCAAGCAGGCCCGCATCCTCGAGCTCATCCACGCCTACCGGGTCCGCGGCCACCTCATGGCCGACACCGACCCGCTGGAGTACCGCCAGCGCAGCCACCCCGACCTCGAGATCGAGTCGCACGGGCTCACGCTGTGGGACCTCGACCGCGAGTTCGCCACCGGGTCCTTCGGTGGCGAGGGCCGCCGCTTCATGAAGCTGCGCAACATCCTCGGCATCCTGCGCGACTCCTACTGCCGCACGACCGGCATCGAGTACATGCACATCATGGACCCCGAGCAGCGCCAGTGGATCCAGGAGCGCGTGGAGCAGCCGCACGTGAAGCCGCCCCGCGAGGAGCAGCTCCGCATCCTGCTCAAGCTCAACCAGGCCGAGGCGTTCGAGACCTTCCTGCAGACGAAGTTCGTCGGGCAGAAGCGGTTCAGCCTCGAGGGCGGCGAGACGACCATCCCGCTGGTCGACGAGATCTGCGAGGCGGCCGCCGAGGCCGGCCTCGACGAGGTCACCATCGGCATGGCCCACCGCGGGCGGCTCAACATGCTGGCCAACATCGTCGGCAAGAAGTACAGCCAGATCTTCCGCGAGTTCGAGGGCAACATCGACCCGCGCACCGTGCAGGGCTCGGGCGACGTGAAGTACCACCTCGGTGCCGAGGGCGAGTTCGTCGCCGGCTCGGGCGACAAGATCAAGGTGTCGGTCGCCGCGAACCCCTCGCACCTCGAGGCGGTCAACCCGGTGCTCGAGGGCATCGCCCGCGCCAAGCAGGACATCCTCGACCAGGGCGAGAAGTTTCCGGTCCTTCCGCTCCTGGTGCACGGTGACGCCGCCTTCGCCGGCCAAGGCGTCGTCGCGGAGACGCTCAACCTCTCCCAGCTGCGCGGCTACCGCACCGGCGGCACCGTGCACGTGGTGATCAACAACCAGGTCGGCTTCACCACCGCGCCCGGGTCCTCGCGCTCCTCCCTCTACGCCACCGACGTGGCGCGGATGGTGCAGGCGCCAATCTTCCACGTCAACGGCGACGACCCGGAGGCGTGCATCCGCGTCGCGCGGCTCGCCTTCGACTACCGCCAGGCGTTCAAGAAGGACGTCGTCATCGACCTCGTCTGCTACCGCCGCCGCGGCCACAACGAGGGCGACGACCCGTCCTACACGCAGCCGCTGATGTACGACCTCATCGAGCAGAAGCGCTCGGTGCGCAAGCTCTACACGGAGTCCCTCATCGGTCGTGGCGACATCACGATCGAGGAGGCCGAGCAGGTCCTCAAGGACTACCAGCAGCAGCTCGAGCGGGTCTTCACCGAGGTGCGCGAGGCCAGCTCCGAGGCGCCGACGGAGTGGACGACCGTCCCGGACTACCCCGACAAGCCCGCCGGCGACTTCTCGACCGCGGTCACGCCGGAGGTCCTCAAGCGGATCGCCGACAGCTACGTCACCCCACCCGAGGGCTTCACCGTGCACCCCAAGGTGATGCCGCAGCTGCAGCGCCGCTCCGCAGCGATCACCGACGGTCCCATCGACTGGGGCACCGGCGAGATCCTCGCGTTCGGCTCGCTGCTGATGGACGGCCGCCCGGTCCGCCTGGCGGGCCAGGACTCGCGTCGCGGCACCTTCGTGCAGCGGTTCGCCACGATCATCGACCGCACCAACGCCGACGAGTGGACCCCGCTGACCAACCTCACCGAGGACCAGTCGAAGTTCCACATCTACGACTCGCTGCTCTCCGAGTACGCCGCCCTCGGCTTCGAGTACGGCTACTCCGTGGCGCGGCCCGAGGCGCTCGTGCTGTGGGAGGCGCAGTTCGGCGACTTCGTCAACGGCGCGCAGATCGTCATCGACGAGTTCATCTCCGCGGGCGAGACCAAGTGGCGCCAGCAGTCCGGCGTCGTGCTGCTCCTCCCCCACGGCTACGAGGGCCAGGGACCCGACCACTCGTCGGCGCGCATCGAGCGATTCCTCGCCATGTCGGCCGAGAACGCCATGGTCGTCGCGCAGCCCTCCAGCCCGGCCTCCTACTTCCACCTGCTGCGCCGGCACTCCCTGGGTGAGGAGCACCGTCCCCTCATCGTGTTCACGCCCAAGTCGATGCTCAAGCGCAAGGAGGCGGCCTCCCAGCCGGCCGACTTCGTCGGGGACACCACGTTCCGCCCGTTCATCGGCGACGACCGGGCCGACGCCTCGCAGGTCGAGACGCTGCTGATGTGCTCGGGCCGGGTGACGTGGGACCTGATGGTCGAGCGCACCAAGCGCGAGGACGGGGCGAAGTTCGCGATCGGTCGCATCGAGCGGCTCTACCCCAACCCGCTCGACGAGATCCGCGCGGAGGTGGCGAAGTACCCCAACCTCAAGGCGATCCGCTGGGTGCAGGACGAGCCGCGCAACATGGGCCCGTGGCCGCACTACCAGCTCGGCGTCTGGCCCGAGCTCGGCCTCACGGTCGAGCCGGTCACGCGGCCGTCGTCGGCGTCGCCGTCGGTGGGCACCGTGAAGCGCCACGTCGAGGAGCAGAAGACGCTGCTCGACGCCGCGTTCGCCTCGCCCGACGCTCGCGGCACCGACTACTGA
- the argS gene encoding arginine--tRNA ligase, producing the protein MNPDQLSETIVDALGALVADGAITLPDGVPAQVTVERPRQKGHGDYATNVALQLGKKVQVGGEPTNPRAFAELVAERLRSSSGVSDVEVAGPGFLNVTVEAGAQGQVAADIVAAGDAYGSSDAFAGEKINLEFVSANPTGPLHIGAVRWAAVGDALGRVFTFSGAEVTREYYFNDHGAQLDRFSSSLLAWAKGRPVPEDGYGGAYIEEIAKDVVAKRPEVLDLPEDEAQEVFRAEGVELMFAEIKQSLHDFGVDFDVYFHENNLHESGAVGRAIERLTEMGNTYETDGALWLRTEKYGDDKDRVIIKSDGQAAYISGDLAYYLDKKERGFDRCFIMLGADHHGYVGRMNAMCAAFGDEPGKDLEILIGQMVNLLRDGQPMRMSKRAGTTVTINDLVDAIGVDASRYALARYTNDTNIDLDLDLWARAHNDNPVYYVQYAHARTCRMIENAADLGMTLPGDAFDPTLLSHELDGRLLRALAELPRVVTAAAELRAPHRVARYLEDTASVFNKWYDTKECRMLPIGDEPVTPTNEARLVLVNAVRTVLASGLALLGVSAPERM; encoded by the coding sequence GTGAATCCTGATCAGCTCTCCGAGACCATCGTCGACGCGCTGGGGGCCCTCGTGGCCGACGGCGCGATCACGCTGCCCGACGGCGTGCCGGCCCAGGTCACGGTGGAGCGACCCCGGCAGAAGGGCCACGGCGACTACGCCACCAACGTCGCTCTTCAGCTGGGCAAGAAGGTGCAGGTCGGCGGGGAGCCGACCAACCCGCGCGCCTTCGCCGAGCTCGTCGCCGAGCGGCTGCGCTCCTCGTCCGGCGTCAGCGACGTCGAGGTCGCGGGTCCGGGGTTCCTCAACGTCACGGTCGAGGCCGGCGCGCAGGGCCAGGTCGCGGCCGACATCGTCGCGGCGGGGGACGCGTACGGCTCCTCCGACGCGTTCGCGGGCGAGAAGATCAACCTCGAGTTCGTCTCTGCCAACCCCACAGGGCCGCTGCACATCGGCGCCGTCCGGTGGGCCGCCGTCGGCGACGCCCTGGGCCGGGTCTTCACCTTCTCCGGCGCAGAGGTGACGCGGGAGTACTACTTCAACGACCACGGCGCCCAGCTCGACCGGTTCAGCTCGTCCCTGCTCGCCTGGGCCAAGGGACGGCCCGTCCCGGAGGACGGCTACGGCGGCGCCTACATCGAGGAGATCGCCAAGGACGTCGTCGCCAAGCGGCCCGAGGTCCTCGACCTGCCCGAGGACGAGGCGCAGGAGGTCTTCCGCGCCGAGGGCGTCGAGCTGATGTTCGCCGAGATCAAGCAGTCGCTCCACGACTTCGGCGTCGACTTCGACGTCTACTTCCACGAGAACAACCTGCACGAGTCGGGCGCCGTGGGGCGCGCGATCGAGCGGCTCACCGAGATGGGCAACACCTACGAGACCGACGGGGCGCTCTGGCTGCGCACCGAGAAGTACGGCGACGACAAGGACCGGGTGATCATCAAGTCCGACGGTCAGGCTGCCTACATCTCGGGCGACCTGGCCTACTACCTGGACAAGAAGGAGCGCGGCTTCGACCGCTGCTTCATCATGCTCGGCGCGGACCACCACGGCTACGTCGGCCGGATGAACGCCATGTGCGCCGCCTTCGGCGACGAGCCGGGCAAGGACCTCGAGATCCTCATCGGCCAAATGGTCAACCTGCTGCGCGACGGGCAGCCGATGCGGATGTCCAAGCGCGCCGGCACGACCGTCACGATCAACGACCTGGTGGACGCCATCGGTGTGGACGCGTCGCGCTACGCGCTGGCGCGCTACACCAACGACACCAACATCGACCTCGACCTCGACCTGTGGGCCCGGGCGCACAACGACAACCCGGTCTACTACGTGCAGTATGCCCACGCGCGCACCTGCCGGATGATCGAGAACGCTGCCGACCTCGGCATGACGCTGCCGGGCGACGCGTTCGACCCGACGCTGCTGTCGCACGAGCTGGACGGACGGCTGCTGCGGGCGCTGGCCGAGCTCCCCCGGGTGGTCACGGCGGCCGCCGAGCTGCGTGCCCCGCACCGGGTCGCGCGCTACCTAGAGGACACCGCGTCGGTCTTCAACAAGTGGTACGACACCAAGGAGTGCCGCATGCTGCCGATCGGCGACGAGCCGGTCACCCCGACCAACGAGGCGCGCCTCGTCCTGGTGAACGCCGTGCGGACGGTCCTGGCCAGCGGCCTGGCCCTGCTGGGCGTCTCCGCTCCCGAGAGGATGTGA